A region of the Planctomycetia bacterium genome:
TGATCGCGGGCAACTTGTCGCCGCCGCAGCGGACGGCCACGATCGGCGATTGATCCGGCGCGCATCCGAGTACGCGAACTTCCCGTCCCCGCCGCTTGAGCGTCGCCAAGACTTCCGAATAGTTCGTAAAGGGCTTGGAGGCGCTCGTCGCGTTCGGCTCCGATCGCGCGGCTCCGGGGAACACCAGACCTGCGCCCAAAAGCGCGCCGCTTGCTTGGAGAAGTGCTCGCCGCGAAACGTCCGCGGATCGGGTAGATTCGAACTCAGGCATGTCGCTGCTCACCGGACGAAAGGCAAAAGGAATCGGGCCAAGCCGCGTTGCACGGTATGAGCTTCCGGACTTACTAAAACAGGCCGCGGATCGGAGTGCCGCCGAATGTCGGATCGACCGGCCGGCCGTCGGGGCGGGTCAGACGGAGTTCGCTGCCGATCCCAAGTTTCTCGTAGACGCTCGCCGCGTAGTCGTAAGGCGTGAACCGATCGTCGAGGACGTCGCCTCCTTGCTCGTCGGTGGCCCCGATCACTTGCCCCCCCGGCACTCCGGCACCGGCGAATACGATCGACATCGCGCGAGCCCAGTGGTCCCGCCCTTGCCACTTGTTGACTTTGGGCGTGCGTCCCATTTCGGTGATGAAGCAAACGAGCGTCTCTTCGAGGAGGCCGCGTTGCTGCAGATCGTCGAGCAGCGCGCTGAGCGAGCGATCCAGACTCGGCATCATGGCCGGATGAGGCAGTCCGTAGCGTTCTTGCTTGCTCATTCCCTGCGGACCGCCGCAAGGACCGTTGCGATAGATCCCTTCGTGATGGTCCCAATTGAGGAAGACGCCATTCTCCTCGCCGTAACCGGGACGGCCGACGAGCTCCGGCGGCTGGATGACGGTGACCGTCACGAAGCGCACGCCCGTTTCGATCAGTTTCCTCCCCAGCAAATAGCAACAGCCGCGATGGTCGCGGCCGTAGCGGTCGCGCACGGCGTCGCTTTCGTTGCTGAGGTCGAACGCCGCCTGCACCCGAGGGCTGGTGAGCAGATCGAACGCATGTTCGTATGTTCGCCTCACCGATGTGGCGAGTCCTTCGGACGATTCCGGCGACAAGGCCCCGAGTAAGCGACGGCGATCGGCGAGCCGAGTCGTGCTCATGCCCGACTGCGGTTCCAATGCCCGCACTTTCCATTTCGGATCGGCGACGTTTTCGCCGAGGCTCTTCGTGCCGAGCTTCCACGGCGCTCGACTCACGGACAAGAATCCGGTCGAGGTGACGTGGTTCGGCATATTCGCGCCGGGACAAAACACATACGGCGGCAATTCGGCGCACCGGCTACCCATCAACTCCGCGACGACGGAGCCGATATCCGGAAACTCTTTGGCGAGATTGAAAGGATAGCCTTTGAAGAATTCTTGGCAGCCTTCCATGTGACCGGCGACGCTGGTCGAAGTCATCGAACGGACGACGCTCAGCTTGTCGGCATGCCGCGCAAGCTGCGGCATGAGTTCCGAAAAACAGAT
Encoded here:
- a CDS encoding DUF1501 domain-containing protein encodes the protein MFSLLRSHPAYAVSQSRRRFLGHVSAGCLGTSLADLLTLEAFASTTSNRAKRAKQVLVVYEEGGISQMDTWDPKPTAPVDHRTPYKPIATNVPGICFSELMPQLARHADKLSVVRSMTSTSVAGHMEGCQEFFKGYPFNLAKEFPDIGSVVAELMGSRCAELPPYVFCPGANMPNHVTSTGFLSVSRAPWKLGTKSLGENVADPKWKVRALEPQSGMSTTRLADRRRLLGALSPESSEGLATSVRRTYEHAFDLLTSPRVQAAFDLSNESDAVRDRYGRDHRGCCYLLGRKLIETGVRFVTVTVIQPPELVGRPGYGEENGVFLNWDHHEGIYRNGPCGGPQGMSKQERYGLPHPAMMPSLDRSLSALLDDLQQRGLLEETLVCFITEMGRTPKVNKWQGRDHWARAMSIVFAGAGVPGGQVIGATDEQGGDVLDDRFTPYDYAASVYEKLGIGSELRLTRPDGRPVDPTFGGTPIRGLF